A stretch of the Mycobacterium sp. ITM-2016-00317 genome encodes the following:
- a CDS encoding SDR family NAD(P)-dependent oxidoreductase → MPHNDLDGAVVVITGGARGIGRETAHAFADRGARVVIGDLDGAAALASAEAIGRGARGLDLDVSSQTSYERFLGTVRDEVGAVDILVNNAGIMPVGAFTQNQLKSLRATIDINLWGVILGCHLVLPGMLEHGRGQVVNVASVLGRVAGGGVAAYSASKFGVVGFTHALQQELRGTGVTAAVVLPGVVRTDLSSGVSERGVPVSGPAAVAAAIVKTTLGATPDATVPRWSGALMRTLALLPPRIQQPLLRAVDYDRAMRDVDTAARAEYRDRLAGTVEAVAQ, encoded by the coding sequence ATGCCCCACAACGATCTGGACGGCGCCGTCGTCGTCATCACCGGCGGAGCCCGCGGCATCGGCCGGGAAACCGCTCACGCGTTCGCCGACCGCGGTGCACGCGTCGTCATCGGCGACCTCGACGGGGCCGCGGCGCTCGCCAGCGCCGAGGCGATCGGGCGCGGCGCGCGGGGGCTGGACCTCGACGTGTCGTCCCAGACGTCCTACGAGCGGTTCCTCGGCACGGTCCGGGACGAGGTCGGCGCCGTCGACATCCTGGTCAACAACGCCGGGATCATGCCGGTGGGCGCGTTCACCCAGAACCAGCTGAAATCCCTTCGCGCCACCATCGACATCAACCTGTGGGGCGTCATCCTCGGCTGTCACCTCGTGCTGCCCGGCATGCTCGAGCACGGACGCGGCCAGGTCGTCAACGTCGCCTCGGTGCTGGGACGCGTCGCCGGTGGCGGTGTCGCGGCGTACAGCGCGAGCAAGTTCGGGGTCGTCGGGTTCACGCACGCGCTGCAGCAGGAGCTGCGCGGCACCGGCGTGACCGCCGCGGTGGTGCTGCCCGGCGTCGTGCGCACCGACCTGTCCAGCGGGGTTTCCGAACGCGGAGTGCCGGTTTCGGGACCAGCGGCGGTCGCCGCGGCGATCGTGAAGACCACCCTCGGCGCCACGCCGGACGCCACCGTCCCCCGCTGGTCGGGAGCGCTGATGCGCACGCTCGCCCTGCTGCCCCCGCGCATCCAGCAGCCGCTGCTGCGGGCCGTCGACTACGACCGGGCGATGCGCGACGTCGACACCGCCGCGCGCGCCGAGTATCGCGACCGGCTCGCCGGCACCGTCGAGGCCGTCGCCCAATGA
- a CDS encoding proteasome protein, which produces MTVVLALRCANGVVLASDSQITDPGRGLTFPAQKLHTLGSHAAWGGSGSRAVLYDVEQVFSEEPDSVLEARNVGHALQARILPILKHHYANFIADVPGQEASGTPATYVLAAGYAAGDPFIIDIDPNGLIGHHEETGFQAIGSGAAMAQQAHALLAHFGMTGRDVDYGVVAALRVLDALDASSPSVGGPMDICRITPDGAEHLTPEEVKDLRGQVDRWVELEHQALDQLFDQRD; this is translated from the coding sequence GTGACGGTCGTACTGGCGCTGCGGTGCGCAAATGGAGTCGTTCTCGCCTCGGATTCGCAGATCACCGATCCCGGGCGGGGTCTGACCTTTCCGGCGCAGAAGCTGCACACTCTGGGGAGCCATGCGGCTTGGGGCGGCAGCGGGTCCCGGGCGGTGCTCTACGACGTCGAGCAGGTGTTCAGCGAGGAGCCCGACTCGGTGTTGGAGGCCAGGAACGTCGGGCACGCACTGCAGGCCCGGATACTGCCGATCCTCAAGCACCATTACGCGAACTTCATCGCCGACGTGCCCGGCCAGGAGGCCAGCGGCACCCCGGCGACCTATGTGCTGGCCGCCGGCTACGCGGCCGGCGACCCGTTCATCATCGACATCGACCCCAACGGCCTGATCGGCCACCACGAGGAGACCGGATTTCAGGCCATCGGCAGCGGCGCCGCGATGGCCCAGCAGGCGCATGCGCTGTTGGCGCATTTCGGGATGACCGGACGCGATGTGGACTACGGTGTGGTCGCGGCGCTGCGGGTGCTCGACGCGCTGGATGCGTCCTCACCCAGCGTCGGCGGCCCGATGGACATCTGCCGCATCACTCCCGACGGGGCCGAGCACTTGACCCCCGAGGAAGTCAAAGACCTTCGGGGCCAGGTCGACCGGTGGGTCGAGCTGGAACACCAGGCCCTCGATCAGCTCTTCGATCAGCGCGACTGA
- a CDS encoding type IV toxin-antitoxin system AbiEi family antitoxin, protein MALKRSTPIPAALAQAPLKTIRPRDAATVYAHPRSQLVRLAEQGLLHRLADGYYAVVPQEMWGRKWIPNLESAAAGIATAIYGFDNVAIMGISAARLHGVMPRALATAIVAVPRQHRPIELSDRTAIVRFVQRETGSLDAERMGTELGPALVTTPEQTVLDLAHRPTLGDNESDVADAVAALYSRSDKKRLQRLAAEQRRLASLRRAEDWAGIGHGS, encoded by the coding sequence GTGGCACTGAAGCGCAGCACTCCGATCCCTGCCGCCCTGGCTCAGGCCCCGCTGAAGACGATCCGGCCGCGCGATGCAGCGACGGTGTACGCCCATCCCCGGTCCCAGCTGGTCCGGCTAGCCGAACAAGGGCTCCTTCACCGTCTCGCCGACGGGTATTACGCCGTTGTCCCGCAGGAGATGTGGGGTCGCAAATGGATACCGAACCTAGAGTCCGCCGCTGCGGGAATCGCGACAGCCATCTACGGCTTCGACAACGTTGCGATCATGGGCATCAGCGCCGCGCGTCTGCATGGCGTGATGCCGCGTGCGCTAGCAACAGCAATCGTGGCCGTGCCGCGCCAGCACCGCCCCATCGAGCTATCTGACCGAACCGCGATCGTGCGGTTCGTCCAGCGTGAGACCGGCAGCTTGGACGCCGAACGCATGGGCACGGAATTGGGGCCGGCGTTGGTGACCACGCCCGAACAGACAGTCCTCGACCTGGCCCACCGCCCAACCCTTGGCGACAACGAATCCGACGTTGCTGACGCGGTCGCCGCCCTTTACTCACGTAGCGACAAGAAACGCCTTCAGCGCCTCGCCGCCGAACAGCGCCGGCTGGCTTCCCTGCGCCGGGCAGAAGACTGGGCGGGGATCGGCCATGGATCCTGA
- a CDS encoding carboxymuconolactone decarboxylase family protein produces the protein MTERGLPEQLTGLAALSSGDAHADTLIRLTCARTLSLPPLPFPADVRDEHTERDAVLAAFAEQFAVDVTGIGDNLRHRFGETFGDNAFRVVTVVFIADFLPRVWAGCDALDLGRPGWMPDVEIDAAADPVETLLGGFVPAVARLRELDPLTTEVVRLRGAQAHHCRLCQSLREGHALDAGGSEELYSQIAEFEAADGLTDAHKAALRYVDALIWAPSRIEPDVAAGVRKHFSGKQMVELTLDVMRNAANKIAVALAADAPRVADGTERYEVDERGQTIFA, from the coding sequence GTGACCGAGCGTGGGCTGCCCGAGCAGCTGACCGGCCTGGCCGCGTTGTCCTCCGGGGATGCGCACGCCGACACCCTGATCCGGCTGACCTGCGCGCGGACGCTGTCCCTGCCGCCGCTGCCGTTCCCGGCCGACGTGCGCGACGAACACACCGAGCGCGACGCCGTGCTCGCGGCGTTCGCCGAGCAGTTCGCGGTGGACGTCACCGGCATCGGGGACAATCTGCGCCACCGCTTCGGGGAGACGTTCGGGGACAATGCTTTCCGCGTGGTCACCGTGGTCTTCATCGCCGACTTCCTGCCCCGGGTGTGGGCCGGTTGTGACGCGCTCGATCTGGGCAGGCCGGGCTGGATGCCGGACGTAGAGATCGACGCGGCGGCCGATCCGGTGGAGACGTTGCTCGGCGGGTTCGTGCCCGCGGTGGCACGGCTGCGCGAATTGGACCCGTTGACCACCGAGGTGGTGCGTCTGCGCGGGGCGCAGGCGCACCACTGCCGGCTGTGTCAGTCGCTGCGGGAAGGCCACGCCCTCGATGCGGGCGGCTCGGAGGAGTTGTACAGCCAGATCGCCGAGTTCGAGGCCGCCGACGGCCTGACCGATGCGCACAAGGCCGCGCTGCGCTACGTCGACGCGCTCATCTGGGCGCCGTCGCGGATCGAGCCCGACGTCGCCGCCGGCGTGCGCAAACACTTCTCCGGCAAGCAGATGGTCGAACTGACACTGGACGTGATGCGCAACGCGGCGAACAAGATCGCGGTAGCGCTGGCCGCCGATGCGCCGCGGGTGGCCGACGGCACGGAACGCTACGAGGTCGACGAGCGGGGCCAGACGATCTTCGCCTGA
- a CDS encoding alkaline phosphatase D family protein, protein MTLVLGPVLRHVGDTTAQVWVQTEAPAEVEVLGCSTRTFEVQGFHYALVPVHGLTPDSTFEYEVRVDGEKVWPEPDSQFPPSVIRTRGPGTADRLRVIFGSCRYPKTGDAKMDKRLGLDALDCYAHRLTALDADEWPDALLLLGDQVYADELTPEARRNLAGHRRSGRRPPDEVVTFAEYEGLYRHTWGDPEIRWIMSTLPTAMIFDDHDIRDDWNTSGAWRREVNRKPWWRDRIRAGLGSYWVYQHIGNLSPEQLAVDEDYQKMTQIDGDCWSYLAELADRADSEVDGDKGLRFSFRWDLGRSRLIMVDSRNARILDSGDRKMLGDREFRWLEEQVEDGLAGLDHLLIGSSLPWLLPPALGDLQMINEAAANRNGLRGALAEKIRQTADLEHWPAFLQSFRRLSELICNAASHQSKGPATVSVLSGDVHHSYAARADFPGVTASRVHQLVCSPVHNFVPAPVKPAFKLAWSPRAARLTRRWARHSGSPDLPMSWRNLSGPLFGNTIASFESRQRAAHVVFEQPGDDGELAEVTTVELTD, encoded by the coding sequence GTGACTCTGGTTCTCGGCCCGGTGCTGCGGCACGTCGGCGACACGACTGCCCAGGTGTGGGTGCAGACCGAGGCCCCGGCCGAGGTGGAAGTCCTCGGGTGCTCGACGCGCACCTTCGAGGTCCAGGGTTTCCATTACGCGCTGGTGCCGGTGCACGGCCTGACGCCCGATTCCACGTTCGAGTACGAGGTCCGCGTCGACGGCGAGAAGGTGTGGCCGGAGCCGGACTCGCAGTTCCCGCCCAGCGTCATCCGTACCCGCGGACCCGGCACCGCCGACCGGTTGCGGGTGATCTTCGGGTCGTGCCGCTACCCCAAGACCGGCGATGCCAAGATGGACAAGAGGCTCGGTCTGGACGCCCTCGACTGCTACGCCCACCGGCTCACCGCGCTGGACGCCGACGAGTGGCCGGATGCGCTGCTGCTGCTCGGTGACCAGGTCTACGCCGACGAACTCACTCCGGAGGCCCGGCGCAATCTGGCCGGTCATCGCCGGAGCGGCCGGCGCCCACCCGACGAGGTCGTCACGTTCGCCGAGTACGAGGGCCTGTACCGGCACACCTGGGGCGACCCGGAGATCCGTTGGATCATGTCGACCCTGCCGACGGCGATGATCTTCGACGACCACGACATCCGCGACGACTGGAACACCTCGGGGGCTTGGCGGCGCGAGGTCAACCGCAAGCCCTGGTGGCGGGACCGGATCCGCGCCGGCCTGGGGTCCTACTGGGTGTACCAGCACATCGGGAACCTCAGCCCCGAGCAGCTCGCGGTCGACGAGGACTACCAGAAGATGACGCAGATCGACGGCGACTGCTGGTCGTACCTGGCCGAACTCGCGGACCGGGCCGACAGCGAGGTCGACGGCGACAAGGGGTTGCGGTTCAGTTTCCGCTGGGACCTGGGCCGCAGCCGGCTCATCATGGTGGATTCGCGCAACGCCCGCATCCTCGACAGCGGCGACCGGAAAATGCTGGGCGACAGGGAGTTCCGCTGGCTCGAAGAGCAGGTGGAGGACGGTCTGGCCGGTCTGGACCATCTGCTGATCGGCTCGTCGCTGCCCTGGTTGCTGCCGCCTGCGCTCGGGGATCTGCAGATGATCAACGAGGCCGCCGCCAACCGCAACGGCCTGCGTGGTGCGCTGGCCGAGAAGATCAGGCAGACCGCCGATCTGGAGCACTGGCCGGCGTTCCTGCAGTCGTTTCGGCGGCTGTCCGAGTTGATCTGCAATGCCGCGTCGCACCAGTCGAAGGGTCCCGCGACGGTGTCGGTGCTCTCCGGCGACGTCCACCACAGCTACGCCGCCCGCGCGGACTTCCCCGGCGTCACCGCGTCCCGGGTGCATCAGCTGGTGTGCTCACCGGTGCACAATTTCGTGCCGGCACCGGTGAAACCGGCGTTCAAGCTGGCATGGTCGCCGCGGGCCGCCCGGCTGACCCGGCGGTGGGCCCGGCACTCCGGATCACCGGATCTGCCGATGTCGTGGCGCAACCTCAGCGGACCGCTGTTCGGCAACACCATCGCCAGCTTCGAGAGCAGGCAGCGGGCCGCGCACGTCGTCTTCGAGCAGCCGGGCGACGACGGCGAACTGGCCGAGGTGACCACCGTAGAGCTGACCGACTGA
- a CDS encoding STAS domain-containing protein has translation MPTELNLDITRRPDGARTVVAAGEIDLSNVDALKQALATATEESAGGDGGIVVDLAAVEYVDSAVISALSACAERIHTVIVNPLLNTVFTISGLSELVSVETASADAGQSR, from the coding sequence ATGCCCACTGAACTCAACCTCGACATCACCCGCCGACCGGACGGGGCCCGCACCGTGGTCGCGGCCGGGGAGATCGATCTCAGCAACGTCGATGCGTTGAAGCAGGCGCTCGCCACGGCGACGGAAGAGTCCGCCGGCGGCGATGGCGGCATCGTCGTCGACCTCGCGGCGGTGGAATACGTGGACAGTGCGGTGATCAGCGCGCTGTCGGCGTGCGCCGAGCGGATCCACACCGTCATCGTCAACCCGCTGCTGAACACGGTGTTCACCATCAGCGGGCTCAGTGAACTGGTCAGCGTCGAGACCGCGTCGGCCGACGCTGGTCAGTCGCGCTGA
- a CDS encoding TetR/AcrR family transcriptional regulator, producing the protein MDDIAARAGVTKGLLFYYFGSKRQCYLAVIADFHRQLLEHARAGDGVPAHELIADLLDRYLDFAETAEPAYRLIMSGGLGADPEVRAFVAEQRAQYRALFTEMVMPGQAEPPALRVAFEGFLSFMEGATLDWLDHRSMSRQALHRLISAVASAVPAAALAADPALVLQPITDQPEREPMR; encoded by the coding sequence ATGGACGACATCGCTGCGCGGGCGGGGGTCACCAAAGGCCTGCTCTTCTATTACTTCGGCTCCAAGCGGCAGTGCTATCTGGCGGTGATCGCCGACTTCCACCGGCAACTGCTCGAGCACGCGAGGGCGGGTGACGGCGTGCCCGCCCACGAACTCATCGCCGATCTGCTCGACCGCTACCTGGACTTCGCAGAGACCGCGGAACCGGCCTATCGCCTGATCATGAGTGGCGGCCTGGGAGCAGATCCGGAGGTCCGCGCCTTCGTCGCCGAGCAGCGAGCCCAGTACCGGGCTCTTTTCACGGAGATGGTCATGCCCGGACAGGCTGAGCCGCCGGCTCTGCGGGTCGCGTTCGAAGGCTTCTTGAGTTTCATGGAGGGTGCGACGCTGGATTGGTTGGATCACCGGTCCATGAGCCGTCAGGCGTTGCACCGCTTGATCTCGGCCGTGGCGTCAGCGGTCCCGGCCGCCGCGCTGGCGGCCGACCCGGCGCTTGTCCTCCAGCCGATCACCGATCAGCCCGAGCGTGAACCCATGCGGTAA
- a CDS encoding maleylpyruvate isomerase N-terminal domain-containing protein — protein MTLDRVAAFRRERCEMLAWCGALSETQWRADSAAPGWRVQDVVAHLGASCRALFTPAALTLLTTRDIERANDVPVDARRHWPPQRVLADYERWSGRALRAASVVAATPARSLRTRLGELGTFRLDVVLPGALVFDHHTHLRHDLAPAVDRTAPGTDAERMATVVEWMTAVLANQMKAAPPAWLDSPVTLELHGDGGGSWRISSDGTVAADTGAHRAERVIRSAVTTFPAWATKRVDWRASDVEISGDPGQLTTLLDTINIV, from the coding sequence ATGACCCTGGACCGCGTCGCGGCGTTCCGGCGCGAGCGCTGCGAGATGCTGGCCTGGTGTGGCGCGCTGTCCGAGACACAGTGGCGGGCCGACAGCGCGGCCCCGGGCTGGCGGGTTCAAGACGTCGTCGCCCACCTGGGTGCGAGCTGTCGCGCGCTGTTCACACCGGCCGCGCTCACCCTGCTCACCACACGAGACATCGAGCGCGCCAACGACGTACCGGTGGACGCCCGGCGCCACTGGCCGCCGCAGCGGGTACTCGCCGACTACGAACGGTGGAGCGGCCGGGCACTACGGGCCGCCTCGGTGGTCGCCGCCACGCCGGCGCGGTCGCTGCGCACGCGACTCGGCGAACTCGGCACCTTCCGGCTCGATGTCGTGCTGCCCGGCGCGCTGGTGTTCGACCACCACACCCACCTGCGCCACGACCTCGCCCCGGCCGTCGACCGGACCGCACCGGGCACCGACGCCGAGCGCATGGCCACGGTCGTCGAATGGATGACGGCCGTGCTGGCCAACCAGATGAAGGCAGCGCCGCCGGCGTGGCTGGACAGCCCGGTCACCCTCGAACTACACGGCGACGGCGGCGGCAGCTGGCGCATCTCCTCGGACGGCACGGTGGCCGCCGACACCGGCGCGCACCGTGCGGAACGCGTTATCCGCAGCGCGGTCACCACATTTCCGGCCTGGGCTACCAAACGGGTCGACTGGCGCGCCTCGGACGTGGAGATCTCGGGCGATCCCGGCCAGCTGACCACGCTCCTCGACACGATCAATATCGTGTGA
- a CDS encoding DUF2231 domain-containing protein, producing MNIHSLLRSAESVSAVDQPADRAADTVERIIGGRAVGSALRGSWLGHPVHPLLVTLPLGSWMTALLFDVVLKDRTTARRLLGVGLLATPPTALAGWADFPLLNREQRRVGLIHAAVNIVGATTFALAYRAHRKEHHRRATVLTVVGLLVVSVGGALGGHLSYAQGAGVHRWQAPHHGADLVSYARGRAA from the coding sequence ATGAACATCCACTCGTTACTGCGGTCCGCGGAATCGGTCAGTGCAGTCGATCAGCCGGCCGACCGTGCCGCCGACACGGTCGAGCGCATCATCGGCGGTCGTGCGGTCGGGTCGGCGTTGCGCGGATCGTGGCTCGGGCATCCGGTCCACCCGCTGCTCGTCACCCTTCCGCTGGGGTCGTGGATGACGGCCCTGTTGTTCGACGTCGTGTTGAAGGATCGCACCACAGCGCGCCGCTTGCTGGGCGTCGGCCTGCTGGCCACCCCGCCCACCGCGCTCGCAGGCTGGGCGGACTTCCCCCTGCTCAATCGGGAACAGCGGCGGGTCGGCCTGATCCACGCGGCGGTCAACATCGTCGGCGCCACGACGTTCGCGCTGGCCTACCGCGCGCACCGCAAGGAGCACCACCGCCGCGCGACCGTGCTGACGGTCGTCGGGCTGCTCGTCGTCAGTGTCGGTGGCGCCCTCGGCGGACACCTCTCCTACGCACAGGGCGCGGGTGTGCACCGGTGGCAGGCGCCGCATCACGGCGCAGATCTGGTCTCCTACGCGCGCGGCCGGGCGGCCTGA
- a CDS encoding oligopeptide:H+ symporter — MTTRERAASRTLFGHPIGLTNLFGVELWERFSFYGMLTILGYYLYYSVTDGGLGLPQSTATGIVGAYGGLVYLSTVLGGWIADRILGMERTVFYGGVVVMLGHIALAILPGLSGVGIGLVLVGLGSGALKANASSLLGTLYRKGDARADGGFTLFYLGINLGAFVGPIVTGLLQTRVGFHYGFGAAAIGMAFGLIQYVVFRRNLGEHGREVPNPVPRKALGKTIGVFAVVLVVVAAAIALKLITLANLSQVTTGVIVVASIAYFVVILRSDTVGAEERMRVRAFIPLFVANAVFWSLFQQIFTVLAVYSDERMNWSIFGWTAPSNWIGSIEPIWIIVLSPVFAVIWTRLGNQAATTPRKFAYGVIGMGLAFLCFVPLAGLDKVPALLVMAVLGVFAVSELMLSPIGLSVTTKLAPTAFRAQMMALYFFSVGIGTSMSGVLAGYYDPSREVAYFGILGAVAVVAGVIVFLISPWISRRMEGVH; from the coding sequence ATGACCACCCGCGAGCGGGCCGCGTCCCGCACCCTCTTCGGTCACCCGATCGGGCTGACCAATCTGTTCGGCGTGGAACTGTGGGAGCGATTCTCCTTCTACGGCATGCTCACGATCCTCGGGTACTACCTCTACTACTCGGTGACCGACGGCGGTCTGGGACTGCCGCAGAGCACCGCCACCGGCATCGTCGGCGCCTACGGCGGACTGGTGTACCTGTCGACCGTGCTGGGCGGCTGGATCGCCGACCGCATCCTCGGGATGGAACGCACGGTCTTCTACGGCGGCGTGGTGGTGATGCTCGGCCATATCGCGCTGGCGATCCTGCCCGGGCTGTCCGGGGTGGGTATCGGCCTGGTGCTCGTCGGGCTCGGGTCGGGCGCGCTGAAGGCGAATGCGTCGTCACTGCTCGGCACGCTCTACCGCAAGGGCGACGCACGCGCCGACGGCGGGTTCACGCTGTTCTATCTCGGGATCAATCTCGGCGCGTTCGTCGGACCGATCGTCACCGGACTGCTCCAGACTCGGGTCGGCTTCCACTACGGGTTCGGCGCGGCGGCCATCGGGATGGCCTTCGGCCTGATCCAGTATGTGGTGTTCCGGCGCAATCTGGGGGAGCACGGCCGCGAGGTGCCGAACCCGGTGCCGCGCAAGGCTTTGGGCAAGACCATCGGGGTGTTCGCCGTCGTCCTGGTGGTGGTCGCGGCGGCGATCGCGCTGAAGCTGATCACGTTGGCCAACCTGTCGCAGGTCACCACCGGTGTCATCGTGGTCGCGTCGATCGCGTACTTCGTGGTGATCCTGCGCAGCGACACGGTGGGGGCCGAGGAACGGATGCGGGTGCGCGCCTTCATCCCGCTGTTCGTCGCCAACGCGGTGTTCTGGTCGCTGTTCCAGCAGATCTTCACCGTGCTCGCGGTGTACTCCGACGAACGGATGAACTGGTCGATCTTCGGCTGGACTGCACCGTCGAACTGGATCGGGTCGATCGAACCGATCTGGATCATCGTGTTGTCGCCGGTGTTCGCCGTGATCTGGACCAGGCTCGGCAACCAGGCCGCCACCACACCGCGCAAGTTCGCCTACGGCGTCATCGGCATGGGCCTGGCGTTCCTGTGCTTCGTGCCGCTCGCCGGGTTGGACAAGGTGCCCGCCCTGCTGGTGATGGCGGTGCTGGGAGTCTTCGCGGTGTCGGAGCTGATGCTGTCACCGATCGGGCTGTCGGTGACCACCAAGCTCGCGCCGACCGCGTTCCGCGCGCAGATGATGGCGCTGTACTTCTTCTCCGTCGGCATCGGCACCTCGATGTCGGGCGTGCTGGCCGGCTACTACGACCCGTCCCGCGAGGTGGCCTATTTCGGCATCCTCGGCGCGGTGGCAGTCGTCGCAGGCGTGATCGTGTTCCTGATCTCGCCGTGGATCAGCCGGCGGATGGAAGGCGTGCACTGA
- a CDS encoding mechanosensitive ion channel domain-containing protein, translating to MDVSLLAFEWTDTSRHWLIEVPIRIVAYLVVALIVRLVVHRMIDRATTARSRKERVADDTDRGRTPPLVRYLRDRVPSSASNEQVIARRQQRAQTIGSVLKSTVSIVLLVWVVLAVLNVLGVNIAPFIASAGVVGLAIGFGAQNLVRDFVTGVFMLLEDQYGVGDTVDLGEAVGEVESVGLRITTVRDIDGTLWYVRNGEIARVGNMSQEYAVARIELPVALTADVDRAEQVAVDAANEAVADPALAGKVIGEPEMLGVQELSPDLIRLRMTVKVRPNAQWAVQRKLRRAILRAYDEHGIDLPYPGGRAQAAVSE from the coding sequence ATGGATGTCTCCCTTTTGGCTTTCGAATGGACGGACACCAGTAGGCACTGGCTCATCGAGGTGCCGATCCGGATCGTCGCTTATCTCGTCGTCGCGCTGATTGTCCGGCTCGTCGTTCACCGCATGATCGACCGTGCGACCACCGCCCGATCACGCAAGGAGCGCGTCGCGGACGACACCGACCGCGGCAGGACGCCGCCGCTGGTGCGCTATCTGCGTGACCGCGTGCCGTCCTCGGCCAGCAACGAGCAGGTCATCGCACGGCGCCAGCAGCGGGCCCAGACCATCGGCTCGGTGCTCAAGTCGACGGTGTCGATCGTGCTGCTGGTCTGGGTCGTGCTGGCCGTCCTCAACGTCCTGGGCGTGAACATCGCGCCGTTCATCGCCTCGGCCGGTGTGGTCGGGCTGGCGATCGGCTTCGGTGCGCAGAACCTGGTCCGCGACTTCGTGACCGGGGTGTTCATGCTGCTGGAGGACCAGTACGGGGTTGGCGACACCGTCGACCTCGGCGAAGCGGTCGGCGAGGTGGAGAGCGTCGGTCTGCGCATCACCACGGTCCGCGACATCGACGGCACCCTCTGGTACGTCCGAAACGGCGAGATCGCCCGGGTCGGCAACATGAGCCAGGAGTACGCCGTCGCCCGGATCGAGTTGCCGGTGGCGCTGACCGCCGACGTCGACCGGGCCGAGCAGGTCGCGGTGGACGCCGCCAATGAGGCGGTGGCCGACCCCGCGCTGGCGGGCAAGGTGATCGGCGAACCCGAGATGCTGGGGGTGCAGGAACTCTCGCCGGACCTGATCAGGCTGCGGATGACGGTGAAGGTCCGCCCCAATGCGCAGTGGGCGGTGCAGCGCAAGCTGCGGCGCGCGATCCTGCGGGCCTACGACGAACACGGGATCGACCTGCCCTACCCGGGCGGGCGGGCGCAGGCCGCCGTCAGCGAGTAA